The proteins below come from a single Cannabis sativa cultivar Pink pepper isolate KNU-18-1 chromosome 3, ASM2916894v1, whole genome shotgun sequence genomic window:
- the LOC115710503 gene encoding protein FAR1-RELATED SEQUENCE 5-like, producing the protein MGDFNEERVSNNYFAEQIEDKWIVAAEKLEIFKDPIELVREDLVGKQFLTFEDAEFFIHQYSNMIGFSLRKGKVKRQFGGAIKYRQWVCSKEGHRELKWIKNLNRKRELRAITRVGCKFLFRVSLNKQDGKWYCKEFRSTHSHPLVIVGHQKFIRSNRIIPDGMLMDATYMKSAEIKTCQIYSYMAELVGVYGKLSFPPKDLYNRVAKNESAHLKNADAARAIGYFQHKADHDVDLAMMAITAY; encoded by the coding sequence ATGGGTGATTTCAATGAAGAACGAGTTAGCAATAATTACTTTGCAGAACAAATTGAGGACAAGTGGATTGTAGCTGCTGAAAAGTTAGAAATCTTCAAGGACCCAATTGAACTTGTTCGGGAGGACTTGGTAGGAAAACAGTTCTTGACATTTGAAGATGCAGAGTTCTTTATCCACCAATACTCAAACATGATCggtttcagtctaaggaaaggaAAAGTTAAAAGACAATTTGGGGGTGCTATAAAATATCGCCAGTGGGTGTGCTCTAAGGAAGGACATCGTGAATTGAAATGGATTAAAAACTTGAACCGCAAAAGAGAGTTGAGGGCTATTACTAGGGTAGGTTGCAAGTTTCTATTTAGAGTTTCCTTGAACAAGCAGGACGGGAAATGGTATTGCAAGGAATTTCGTTCAACACACTCCCACCCCTTGGTCATTGTCGGGCATCAAAAATTCATTCGCTCGAACCGAATAATACCGGATGGGATGTTAATGGATGCCACTTATATGAAGAGTGCAGAGATAAAAACATGCCAAATTTACTCTTATATGGCAGAATTAGTTGGGGTTTATGGGAAACTGTCTTTCCCACCTAAGGATTTGTATAATCGAGTTGCAAAGAATGAATCAGCGCACTTAAAAAATGCTGATGCAGCAAGGGCTATCGGCTATTTCCAACATAAGGCAGATCATGATGTAGATTTAGCTATGATGGCAATAACCGCCTATTGA